The DNA window AGGATCAGACGAGAATCGATCAGTCCTTTATTCGTCTTGCGTTTCTTCTTCACTTCACGATGTATCCGACGCTTGCGATTCCCGAAGTGCGCAATTCGGAACGCGGAGTTTTGTATCTCGGAGTGATCTTTCTCATCAACGTGATGAGTTTGGTTCTTTCGTTTCAGGAGAAATTTCTTTCTTGGGTGATTCAGATCTCCAACATCGTAATCATCTTTCTGATGATGAATCTCTTCCACGAATCTTTTTATCGATTTCAGGATTTGGAAAGTCTTCAGATCTATAACAATTACTTTTTACTCATTTCCCTGATCGTTATCTTTCAGATGTTCCGCTTGAAAAAAGGTTCCTGCTTTTTGACTGGAATCATCGCGATTTGTCTGCATATCTTTTTCGTTACGATCAAACGGGTCGAACTCGGACTCGAGGATTTTCCGAGAATTCTTTTCGTGCCCGACGTAGTCTACGGACTTTGTATCGTGATCGGAACTTCTTCGGTAATCATCGTTAAACGACTGATTTCGATTTCTTCCGAACTCGATCTGGAATACAAATACATTCAACAGGATCTCACAGTCGCCAAACAGGTTCAGGAGAATCTGTTTCCCGGTCGTTTGAGCATCAAGGGAATTCGTTACGAGGTGATGCGGATCACTCCGAATCATATCGGCGGCGACTTCTTCGATTTCGTTCAACTCCGGGAAGGAAATACGGGAATTTTTTTGACGGACATTGCGGGACACGGAATCGCCTCTGCGCTCGTCGCTTCCATGGTAAAGATCATGGTTTCCACGATGCCTTATATTCTGAAAGTGCATCCGTCCCGTTTGATGGATTACATAGACGATTCTTTGCAAAAACAATTTCAATCCTATCACGCTTCCGCGATTTATATGTTCTTGGATTTCATTTCCAAAGAAGTCACCTTTTCCAACGCGGGACACCCGTATTTGATTCACGGATCGTTCACGAAAGAATTTCACGAGATCGAAACCGAAGGTTCGATCCTCGGTTTCGGAATCAAAAAGCCGATCGCGGAGCAGGTCAAACTCCCTCTCGTCGAACACGATCGTTTCTTTTTATACACGGACGGTTTGATAGAAAACAAGAACGAGGAAGGAAAACTTCTTGGAACGGAAGGCCTTCTTGAAATATTGAATGAGAATCGATCCGAAAAGGATATCGGAGTCTTCAAAGCGAAGGTGCAGAAGGCCGTGGAAACCTTTTTCGGAAACGTAGCACTGGAGGACGACACCCTCTTTCTCATCGTAGAAGTGGAGTAATCAAAGAAATGAGTGAAAAATTAATCAACGTAACTAAGGAAGGACAGATCGCGGTTCTTACGATCCAAAGACCTTCCGCTCTCAACGCTCTCAATAAGGAAGTTCTGACTCAGATCGGTCGGGAAGTGGAAGCTCTTGAAAAAGATAAAGACATCCGCGTTCTCATCGTAACGGGAGAAGGCAAGGCCTTCGTCGCAGGCGCGGACATCGCGGAGATGAAGGACTTAAACGTCGCACAAGGGGAAGAATTCTCCAAACTCGGCAACGGAGTATTCCAAAAATTGCATCAATCCAGAATCGTTTCGATCGCGGCTATCAACGGATTTTCTCTCGGCGGAGGAATGGAACTCGCGCTGGCTTGCGATATCCGAGTCGGTTCCGAAAAAGCGAAACTCGGTTTGCCGGAAGTTTCCTTGGGATTGATTCCCGGTTTCGGAGGAACGCAAAGACTTGCACGCTTGATCGGATACGCAAGAGCGATCGAACTGGTCGTTACCGGCGATATGATCACGGCGGAAGAAGGATATAGAATCGGAATTCTCAACAAGCTCGTAAAAGAGGGAGAAGATCTATTAGCTTTTTCTAAAACGATTGCGAACTCCATTTTGAAAAAA is part of the Leptospira yasudae genome and encodes:
- a CDS encoding PP2C family protein-serine/threonine phosphatase → MTWIRQFAKLKSGFLNPFTFFEREFNYSEAEAWKDQTRIDQSFIRLAFLLHFTMYPTLAIPEVRNSERGVLYLGVIFLINVMSLVLSFQEKFLSWVIQISNIVIIFLMMNLFHESFYRFQDLESLQIYNNYFLLISLIVIFQMFRLKKGSCFLTGIIAICLHIFFVTIKRVELGLEDFPRILFVPDVVYGLCIVIGTSSVIIVKRLISISSELDLEYKYIQQDLTVAKQVQENLFPGRLSIKGIRYEVMRITPNHIGGDFFDFVQLREGNTGIFLTDIAGHGIASALVASMVKIMVSTMPYILKVHPSRLMDYIDDSLQKQFQSYHASAIYMFLDFISKEVTFSNAGHPYLIHGSFTKEFHEIETEGSILGFGIKKPIAEQVKLPLVEHDRFFLYTDGLIENKNEEGKLLGTEGLLEILNENRSEKDIGVFKAKVQKAVETFFGNVALEDDTLFLIVEVE
- a CDS encoding enoyl-CoA hydratase-related protein, translating into MSEKLINVTKEGQIAVLTIQRPSALNALNKEVLTQIGREVEALEKDKDIRVLIVTGEGKAFVAGADIAEMKDLNVAQGEEFSKLGNGVFQKLHQSRIVSIAAINGFSLGGGMELALACDIRVGSEKAKLGLPEVSLGLIPGFGGTQRLARLIGYARAIELVVTGDMITAEEGYRIGILNKLVKEGEDLLAFSKTIANSILKKGPQAIERVKKTIQQGLDVSLKDGISIEEKAFGACFDGGQSKEGMTAFLEKRPAQF